From one Chloroflexota bacterium genomic stretch:
- a CDS encoding permease-like cell division protein FtsX — MAGLSYTATVFGSAVVNAWRHRTMSIITVLIVSLMMTTLGMFLIVENALSVMIASMEEQVNLIVYLEDDAPPSDVLALRQQLLDDPRTTTVEYITKEEALDRLRASFREDPDLLQPLLDNPLPASLEVRSNEAEFLQLQASFLEEDPIVEDVVLPQDVVKILLQISRVASFLGYSLGAGLVLVTLFVIGSAIRLTVYARRGEIEVLRLMGASDHFIRWPFLLEGVLFGLIGALFSSIVVGIAYIWVHGLLQQLISFFPVSFDTTYLIRLFLILTLFGIAIGGLGSYLSVRRFMTS; from the coding sequence GCTACACGGCCACGGTGTTCGGCAGCGCAGTCGTAAACGCCTGGCGACATCGGACAATGTCGATCATTACTGTGCTGATAGTCTCCTTGATGATGACCACACTTGGCATGTTTCTCATCGTTGAGAATGCGCTGTCTGTCATGATTGCCAGCATGGAGGAGCAAGTAAACCTTATCGTCTACCTGGAGGATGACGCGCCGCCATCGGATGTTTTGGCGCTGCGGCAGCAGTTGCTCGATGATCCTCGCACCACTACGGTGGAATACATCACCAAAGAAGAGGCATTGGACCGGCTAAGGGCCTCATTTCGGGAGGACCCTGATCTCTTGCAGCCATTGCTCGATAACCCACTGCCTGCCAGCTTGGAGGTACGCTCAAATGAGGCCGAGTTCCTCCAATTGCAAGCGAGTTTTCTCGAAGAAGATCCGATCGTGGAAGACGTCGTCCTACCTCAAGATGTGGTCAAGATTCTTCTTCAAATCAGCCGGGTCGCAAGCTTTCTTGGCTACTCGCTCGGAGCCGGTCTCGTCTTAGTGACTCTTTTCGTAATCGGAAGCGCCATCCGGCTGACTGTCTATGCGCGGCGCGGGGAAATTGAAGTGCTGCGGCTAATGGGCGCATCCGATCACTTCATCCGCTGGCCGTTCTTGTTGGAAGGCGTCCTATTTGGCCTCATTGGCGCGCTGTTTTCCTCCATAGTGGTCGGTATCGCGTATATTTGGGTGCACGGATTGCTACAGCAGTTGATCAGCTTTTTCCCCGTATCATTTGACACAACGTACCTAATTCGTCTATTCTTAATCTTGACTCTCTTTGGCATCGCCATTGGCGGTTTGGGGAGTTACCTCTCTGTACGACGGTTCATGACCAGTTAG
- a CDS encoding ATP-binding cassette domain-containing protein produces MIVLRNVSKVYDFRVTALDDVTLSVPKGDFVFLVGHNGAGKTTLLSLLVRADQASSGVVLVGGQDLAMMKDSEIPLLRRRFGIVFQDLKLFPGKTVAENVALAMQVQGCTGKRARTSAADALELVGLQHRAAFLPGQISGGEQRKAAIARAIVHRPEVFIADEPTASLSPEAAWEITSLLMQVNQLGITTIVATHDRDVVDGFSRRVVALDSGRVVRDVQIGKFQEN; encoded by the coding sequence ATGATAGTTCTGCGCAACGTCTCCAAAGTCTATGATTTCCGCGTCACCGCGCTCGACGACGTCACCTTGAGCGTTCCCAAGGGCGACTTTGTCTTTCTTGTTGGGCACAATGGCGCCGGCAAGACCACCTTACTTAGCCTGCTCGTGCGCGCCGACCAAGCCTCATCCGGCGTGGTGCTCGTTGGGGGCCAAGACCTTGCCATGATGAAGGATTCTGAGATTCCTCTATTGCGCCGCCGCTTCGGTATCGTCTTTCAGGACCTGAAGCTCTTTCCCGGAAAGACCGTGGCTGAAAACGTGGCGTTGGCAATGCAGGTCCAGGGGTGTACCGGAAAGCGCGCCCGCACCAGCGCGGCAGATGCGCTTGAGCTTGTGGGGCTCCAGCACCGTGCAGCGTTCCTCCCCGGGCAAATCTCCGGCGGAGAACAGCGCAAAGCGGCGATTGCGCGGGCAATCGTGCATCGCCCGGAGGTCTTTATCGCCGATGAACCCACGGCCAGTCTCTCACCGGAGGCTGCGTGGGAAATTACCTCTTTACTCATGCAGGTCAATCAGCTTGGTATTACTACAATTGTGGCAACGCACGATAGAGACGTAGTTGATGGATTCTCCCGTCGTGTGGTAGCGTTGGATAGCGGTCGAGTTGTACGTGATGTACAAATCGGCAAGTTCCAGGAGAACTGA
- a CDS encoding peptidoglycan DD-metalloendopeptidase family protein translates to MRRRSVLGSLLALLAATPKAIFAAEDSGNSFGSDFLDHLEDELQQNEQNLLQLKSRQEQAQQEVVRTQRVQAAAIANLQDVENELFAKVAEVNATQFQIDRLQIEIHSLTQDIALQEAILADEQEIASGRLRALYKLSRVSPLEVILTASSFSEAINRITIFQRILGDDVRHIRATQERKAELDSKHAILVQKHAEVDQLKLQREYQQAQLESLKAERESLLANAEQRASSATQQNASLREEIARREAENLAIQADIEAAKERLRSGHFELPQEAPNGWRRPAAGYISAAYGVRTWLQSFHTGIDYAVGRLSPVHASQAGRVIKVGYAIPGNPWSSYGMMVIVQHSWHEASLYAHLDDSRELPVKEGDPVQRGQPIGFVGMTGFTSGPHLHFEIRLDNIPKNPNNWLR, encoded by the coding sequence ATGCGACGACGTAGTGTACTTGGGTCATTGCTCGCCTTGCTCGCGGCGACACCTAAAGCTATATTCGCCGCAGAAGATTCAGGCAATTCATTTGGCAGTGACTTCCTCGATCATCTGGAAGATGAACTGCAGCAGAATGAACAAAATCTGCTGCAGTTGAAGAGCAGACAGGAGCAAGCGCAGCAGGAAGTGGTGCGGACGCAACGCGTGCAAGCCGCTGCGATCGCCAATCTCCAAGACGTTGAGAATGAGCTGTTTGCGAAGGTTGCGGAAGTAAACGCGACCCAATTCCAGATTGATCGCCTTCAGATTGAAATCCACAGCCTAACCCAAGACATTGCCCTTCAAGAGGCAATTCTTGCCGACGAGCAGGAGATCGCGAGCGGTCGCCTGCGTGCGCTCTACAAACTGAGCCGCGTTTCCCCGCTTGAGGTCATTCTCACCGCATCCAGCTTTTCCGAAGCGATTAATCGCATCACCATCTTCCAGCGTATCCTGGGCGATGACGTTCGCCATATCCGTGCCACGCAGGAGCGCAAAGCGGAGTTAGACTCCAAACACGCAATACTCGTGCAGAAGCACGCGGAAGTCGACCAATTGAAGCTGCAGCGTGAATATCAGCAGGCGCAACTAGAGAGCCTAAAGGCCGAAAGAGAATCACTGCTTGCCAACGCAGAGCAGCGCGCCAGTAGCGCAACGCAGCAGAATGCGTCGTTGCGGGAAGAGATTGCCCGCAGAGAAGCAGAGAATTTAGCCATACAGGCGGATATCGAAGCGGCCAAGGAGCGACTGCGATCAGGACACTTTGAGCTTCCGCAGGAAGCGCCGAATGGTTGGCGCCGCCCGGCCGCTGGGTACATCAGCGCCGCCTACGGCGTGCGCACGTGGCTGCAGAGTTTCCACACGGGCATAGATTATGCAGTGGGGCGTCTTTCGCCGGTGCACGCCAGTCAAGCCGGTCGGGTTATCAAGGTGGGATATGCGATTCCGGGCAACCCGTGGAGTTCGTACGGCATGATGGTCATCGTCCAGCATAGTTGGCACGAAGCGTCGCTCTATGCGCACCTGGACGACTCGCGGGAGCTACCGGTTAAAGAGGGGGATCCCGTCCAAAGAGGTCAGCCTATCGGCTTTGTCGGCATGACCGGTTTCACCAGCGGCCCGCATCTCCATTTTGAAATCCGCCTGGACAACATCCCCAAGAACCCGAACAACTGGTTGCGTTAG